Proteins encoded within one genomic window of Jiangella mangrovi:
- the pstC gene encoding phosphate ABC transporter permease subunit PstC: protein MTIAPQHDANETDAPRRLTTVTGRSDQIFGGVSRLAGFVVLAVMSLVGLFLLYRGWQALSAEGIGAFVTTTTWEPDSGNFGIAAVLVLTILIALVAVSIAVPLATGAALYISEYAPRQFKQTLVSMVDLMAAVPSIVYGIWGVYLLQPYVIGLSRWIATWLNWIPFLQVDAFDPHDPLLSMSVFTASTFIAGIVVALMITPIICSIMREVFSQAPPGEREGAFALGATRWGMIRSVVLPFGTGGMIGGSMLGLGRALGETIAVYLIISPVFEIQTNILQTGSNSISALIALRFGEATEFGMSALMAAGLTLFLMTLVVNFAASSIVARTRSGAASEA from the coding sequence GTGACCATCGCTCCACAGCACGACGCGAACGAGACCGACGCTCCACGCCGGCTGACCACCGTCACCGGCCGCTCCGACCAGATCTTCGGCGGCGTCTCGCGGCTGGCCGGCTTCGTCGTCCTTGCCGTCATGTCGCTCGTCGGCCTGTTCCTGCTCTACCGCGGCTGGCAGGCGCTGTCGGCCGAGGGCATCGGCGCGTTCGTCACGACGACGACGTGGGAGCCCGACTCCGGGAACTTCGGCATCGCCGCGGTGCTGGTGCTGACGATCCTCATCGCGCTGGTGGCGGTCTCGATCGCGGTGCCGCTGGCGACGGGGGCCGCGCTGTACATCTCCGAGTACGCGCCGCGGCAGTTCAAGCAGACGCTCGTCAGCATGGTCGACCTGATGGCGGCCGTGCCCAGCATCGTCTACGGCATCTGGGGCGTCTACCTGCTGCAGCCGTACGTCATCGGGCTGTCGCGGTGGATCGCGACCTGGCTGAACTGGATCCCGTTCCTCCAGGTCGACGCGTTCGACCCGCACGACCCGCTGCTGTCGATGTCGGTCTTCACCGCCTCGACGTTCATCGCCGGGATCGTGGTCGCGCTGATGATCACCCCGATCATCTGCTCGATCATGCGCGAGGTGTTCTCGCAGGCCCCGCCCGGCGAGCGGGAGGGCGCCTTCGCCCTGGGCGCCACCCGCTGGGGCATGATCCGCTCCGTCGTCCTGCCGTTCGGCACCGGCGGCATGATCGGCGGATCGATGCTCGGCCTCGGCCGGGCGCTCGGTGAGACGATCGCCGTCTATCTGATCATCTCGCCCGTCTTCGAGATCCAGACCAACATTCTCCAGACCGGGTCGAACTCGATCTCCGCCCTCATCGCGCTGCGGTTCGGCGAGGCCACCGAGTTCGGCATGTCGGCGCTCATGGCGGCCGGCCTGACGCTGTTCCTCATGACGCTGGTCGTGAACTTCGCGGCCTCGTCGATCGTGGCGCGCACCCGGTCCGGAGCGGCGAGCGAGGCGTGA
- the pstA gene encoding phosphate ABC transporter permease PstA: MTVTMPGTAHGDVSEAEAPPSTTLPPRLPAAQSEMIRRTSSVRRTDILALFGSAIAAIAVTTLLFSLLTPFDGLIGYVVVAYLLFLGFYALLVSYDENGPAVIDRLSTVVMHSAAVLMLTALISVVAFTFWRGREPMSHWNFYTQDLRNAGPLDGLDVGGVLHGIVGTLIMITIAIVITVPIGLVCAVFLSEFPGKYSRFVRTIVEAMTALPSIVAGLFIYATVVVALGFGFSGFAAALALSVMMLPIVIRAADVVLRLVPGTLKEASYGLGSGHWRTVWHVTLPTARSGLTTSVILGTARGVGETSPVLLTAGMTSHVNFNPFEGPMVSLPLLTFDLVRSPEPAYVSRAFGAAALLMIIVLALFVAARIFGGRGPGQLSRRQQGRRMAASRRDAARYADRDQRHALPTGPGENGFIDGALGSGPGEPGGSR, from the coding sequence ATGACCGTCACCATGCCCGGAACCGCCCACGGCGACGTCAGCGAGGCCGAGGCGCCGCCGTCGACGACCCTGCCACCACGGCTCCCGGCGGCGCAGAGCGAGATGATCCGGCGTACGTCGTCGGTGCGCCGGACCGACATCCTGGCGCTGTTCGGCTCCGCGATCGCGGCGATCGCCGTCACCACGCTGCTGTTCTCGCTCCTGACGCCGTTCGACGGCCTGATCGGCTACGTCGTCGTCGCGTACCTGCTGTTCCTGGGGTTCTACGCGCTGCTGGTGTCCTACGACGAGAACGGCCCGGCCGTGATCGACCGGCTGTCGACCGTCGTCATGCACAGCGCGGCGGTGCTCATGCTGACCGCGCTGATCTCGGTCGTCGCGTTCACGTTCTGGCGCGGGCGCGAGCCGATGTCGCACTGGAACTTCTACACTCAGGACCTGCGCAACGCCGGGCCGCTCGACGGGCTCGACGTCGGCGGCGTCCTGCACGGCATCGTCGGGACGCTGATCATGATCACCATCGCGATCGTGATCACCGTGCCGATCGGGCTGGTCTGCGCGGTGTTCCTCAGCGAGTTCCCGGGCAAGTACAGCCGATTCGTCCGCACCATCGTCGAGGCGATGACCGCGCTGCCGTCGATCGTCGCCGGCCTGTTCATCTACGCGACGGTCGTCGTGGCGCTCGGCTTCGGGTTCTCCGGCTTCGCCGCGGCGCTGGCGCTGTCGGTGATGATGCTGCCGATCGTCATCCGTGCCGCCGACGTCGTGCTGCGACTGGTGCCCGGCACGCTGAAGGAGGCGTCCTACGGCCTGGGCTCGGGGCACTGGCGGACGGTCTGGCACGTGACGCTGCCGACCGCGCGGTCCGGGCTCACCACATCGGTGATCCTCGGCACCGCCCGCGGCGTCGGCGAGACGTCGCCGGTCCTGCTCACCGCCGGCATGACATCGCACGTCAACTTCAACCCGTTCGAGGGTCCGATGGTGTCGCTGCCGCTGCTCACCTTCGACCTCGTGCGGTCGCCGGAACCGGCGTACGTCAGCCGTGCGTTCGGAGCGGCCGCGCTCCTGATGATCATCGTGCTCGCCCTCTTCGTCGCCGCCCGCATCTTCGGCGGGCGCGGCCCCGGCCAGCTCAGCCGGCGGCAACAGGGGCGGCGCATGGCCGCATCTCGCCGTGACGCCGCACGGTACGCCGACCGCGACCAGCGGCACGCTCTCCCGACCGGACCGGGCGAGAACGGATTCATCGACGGCGCGCTCGGGTCCGGTCCCGGCGAGCCTGGAGGATCGCGATGA
- a CDS encoding phosphate ABC transporter substrate-binding protein PstS codes for MRFGKLARAAGVLAATALIGAAIVTGADPAIAQGTYVTVSGSGSTWSQNALDQWRRNVNQYGMTINYSGVGSSAGRQQFGQGSVDFAVSEIPYGLRDTGTTASDPPPPRSFRYMPIVAGGTSFMYNLEIGGQQVTNLRLSGEVLTKIFTGVITMWNDAAIRQDNPALALPARKIVPVVRSDGSGTSAQFSMWMASEHGGLWNAYCERVGRETPCGQTSYYPTVSGMVAQSGSNNVAGYVAQAHNEGAITYVEYSYALNADFPVVKVLNRSGYYIEPTPEAVAVGLLGAQIEDDPESENYLTQNLTNVYRNQDRRAYPLSSYSYIIIPDKVEYGFTENKGYTLGDFAYHFLCEGQRSAPALGYSPLPINLVEAGFAQVREIPGARTDQLNVADCNNPTFSTDGSNTLADNAPYPPECDQQGPVQCADGTGGAPQPGPGGDEGGGDGGGAGGDGGDGGGDASGGGDGGAGGDAAGGGDASGAGGDAAGATGDAGGGDAAGDAGGADGTDTGADGGAPIIDPDTGEIIAGADSGAGDGGGGDGDSNAVNVPTVMAASTGWGLDQTLMLIAGLSLLVVIVAPPLVLRLLRHQPGGPS; via the coding sequence ATGAGGTTCGGAAAGCTGGCGCGGGCGGCGGGGGTGCTCGCCGCCACGGCGCTGATCGGCGCTGCGATCGTCACCGGCGCCGATCCAGCGATCGCCCAGGGCACCTATGTGACCGTGAGCGGATCGGGCTCGACGTGGAGCCAGAACGCTTTGGACCAGTGGCGGCGCAACGTCAACCAGTACGGCATGACGATCAACTACTCCGGTGTCGGGTCGTCGGCCGGGCGCCAGCAGTTCGGCCAGGGCTCTGTCGACTTCGCGGTCTCCGAGATCCCCTACGGTCTGCGCGACACCGGCACCACCGCATCCGACCCGCCACCGCCCCGGAGCTTCCGCTACATGCCGATCGTCGCCGGCGGCACCTCGTTCATGTACAACCTCGAGATCGGCGGCCAGCAGGTCACCAACCTGCGGCTGTCCGGCGAGGTGCTCACCAAGATCTTCACCGGCGTCATCACCATGTGGAACGACGCGGCGATCCGGCAGGACAACCCGGCGCTGGCGCTGCCGGCGCGCAAGATCGTCCCGGTGGTCCGGTCCGACGGTTCCGGCACGTCGGCACAGTTCTCCATGTGGATGGCATCGGAGCATGGCGGCCTGTGGAACGCCTACTGCGAGCGGGTCGGCCGGGAGACCCCCTGTGGGCAGACGTCCTACTACCCGACGGTCTCCGGCATGGTCGCCCAGTCCGGGTCCAACAACGTGGCGGGTTACGTCGCCCAGGCGCACAACGAGGGCGCCATCACCTACGTCGAGTACTCGTACGCGCTGAACGCGGACTTCCCTGTCGTGAAGGTACTCAACCGGTCCGGCTACTACATCGAGCCCACGCCGGAGGCGGTCGCCGTCGGACTGCTGGGTGCGCAGATCGAGGACGACCCGGAGTCGGAGAACTACCTCACCCAGAACCTGACCAACGTGTACAGGAACCAGGACAGGCGCGCGTATCCGCTGTCGTCGTACTCCTACATCATCATCCCGGACAAGGTGGAGTACGGCTTCACCGAGAACAAGGGCTACACGCTCGGCGACTTCGCGTACCACTTCCTCTGCGAGGGGCAGCGATCCGCGCCGGCACTCGGCTACTCGCCGCTGCCGATCAACCTGGTCGAGGCCGGATTCGCCCAGGTTCGTGAGATCCCCGGCGCCCGGACCGATCAGCTCAACGTCGCCGACTGCAACAACCCGACCTTCTCCACCGACGGTTCCAACACCCTGGCCGACAACGCGCCGTATCCGCCCGAGTGCGACCAGCAAGGCCCGGTCCAGTGCGCGGACGGCACCGGTGGTGCGCCACAACCCGGCCCCGGCGGCGACGAGGGCGGCGGTGACGGCGGAGGAGCCGGCGGGGACGGTGGTGACGGTGGCGGTGACGCGTCAGGCGGCGGCGACGGGGGAGCCGGCGGCGACGCGGCCGGGGGCGGGGACGCCTCCGGTGCCGGTGGTGACGCCGCCGGCGCGACGGGAGACGCCGGCGGCGGTGACGCGGCCGGCGATGCGGGCGGCGCCGACGGCACGGACACCGGCGCCGACGGCGGAGCCCCGATCATCGACCCCGATACCGGCGAGATCATCGCCGGCGCCGACTCGGGCGCCGGCGACGGGGGTGGGGGAGACGGTGACTCGAACGCCGTCAACGTCCCCACCGTGATGGCCGCGTCGACCGGCTGGGGCCTGGACCAGACCCTGATGCTGATCGCCGGCCTGTCGCTGCTGGTCGTCATCGTCGCGCCACCCCTGGTGCTGCGCCTGCTCCGCCACCAGCCCGGGGGGCCGTCGTGA
- a CDS encoding substrate-binding domain-containing protein, translated as MKRQNLARVGAALGAAVMALGLAVGPASADPDPVTDYRQLAGAGSDTTQDAVNGLGLAVGGGDVIASWDARGTATITTKSPAQNAACTDIARPNGSGQGRTALLASEGVGQWMGKSIPGCFDFARSSSGPSSPNPAGTLTYVPFGVDAVTYAVHSDAVNALGFPSNLTRRQLEGIYKCVIRFVNGIEVHPLLPQSGSGTRQFWLAQVDILEQELASYPCIEQRNNTIQEHDGRVLEWDLDENSADIVPFSIAQYIAQGNAGETHGGVLIDVENRRGSAVLGRIGGIAPTTGTAADPVLNLNFPIVRDVYNVVPTHDIEGGAPDATIVNTFVGLSSDVCEARPVIEAYGFGFRQTPVPGGLACGATTLRANS; from the coding sequence GTGAAGCGTCAGAATCTCGCCCGCGTGGGCGCCGCGCTGGGGGCCGCTGTCATGGCTCTCGGTCTCGCGGTGGGCCCGGCGTCGGCCGACCCGGACCCCGTCACCGACTACCGGCAGCTGGCCGGTGCCGGCTCCGACACGACCCAGGACGCGGTCAACGGCCTGGGCCTGGCGGTCGGCGGCGGTGACGTGATCGCGTCGTGGGATGCCCGCGGCACGGCCACCATCACCACCAAGAGCCCGGCGCAGAACGCCGCCTGCACGGACATCGCCCGCCCGAACGGCTCCGGCCAGGGGCGCACGGCGCTGCTCGCGTCGGAGGGTGTCGGCCAGTGGATGGGCAAGAGCATCCCCGGATGCTTCGACTTCGCCCGGTCCTCCAGCGGCCCGAGCTCGCCGAACCCGGCCGGGACCCTCACCTACGTCCCGTTCGGCGTGGACGCCGTCACCTATGCGGTGCACAGCGACGCCGTCAACGCCCTGGGCTTCCCCTCGAACCTGACCCGCCGTCAGCTCGAGGGCATCTACAAGTGCGTCATCCGCTTCGTCAACGGCATCGAGGTGCACCCGCTGCTGCCGCAGTCGGGTTCGGGCACGCGTCAGTTCTGGCTGGCGCAGGTCGACATCCTCGAGCAGGAGCTGGCGTCGTACCCCTGCATCGAGCAGCGGAACAACACGATCCAGGAGCACGACGGCCGCGTGCTGGAGTGGGACCTGGACGAGAACAGCGCCGACATCGTGCCGTTCTCGATCGCGCAGTACATCGCTCAGGGCAACGCCGGTGAGACGCACGGCGGCGTCCTGATCGACGTCGAGAACCGTCGCGGTAGCGCGGTCCTCGGCCGGATCGGTGGCATCGCCCCGACGACGGGCACGGCCGCCGACCCGGTCCTGAACCTCAACTTCCCGATCGTCCGTGACGTCTACAACGTCGTTCCGACGCACGACATCGAGGGTGGCGCTCCCGACGCCACGATCGTCAACACCTTCGTGGGCCTCAGCTCGGACGTCTGCGAGGCGCGCCCGGTGATCGAGGCCTACGGCTTCGGCTTCCGGCAGACCCCGGTTCCGGGCGGGCTCGCCTGCGGGGCCACCACGCTGCGCGCGAACAGCTGA
- a CDS encoding WxL protein peptidoglycan domain-containing protein — protein MSLSRLRPGRLAGALAAVLASAAFVAAPAAADPTSTPSPGSEEPADAAGSVSWSVQPSTASGPDGRNAFIYELEPGGTVSDVVRVNNFSDTPQTFRVYSQDAINTPEGSFSLLEGSETPVDVGLWAAVSHDTVEVPANGHVDLPFTLTVPANATPGDHAGGIVASLTDVVTEENDNQVLVENRVGTRIYLRVGGDLAPSVRIQAVSASLDNGWIPFTGGDMTVSYELENTGNVRVTGSQLVDVEGPLGVGLKSVHPEDLPELLPGQKYTVTVEADGVQRLGRVTARLTVDPSSLNVPEGSPEPPSVTGVASAWAIPWPELVVLLVVVVLLWLLRRRSRLRRRKAADAIAAAEARGRAAAAAEAAGLQAPRVVAVVTGGLLALLALFGLGGGLTATATERPPGPGEMDVTVTVPSTTPTGDDTGSDSGDSGDDDGGAGGDEDGTGEHPPTGADIAGWVGIGGLLLVFGTLMVRSMRGTDEAPA, from the coding sequence ATGTCCCTGTCCCGGTTGCGCCCCGGCCGACTCGCCGGGGCGCTCGCTGCCGTTCTGGCCTCCGCGGCGTTCGTCGCCGCACCGGCAGCAGCCGACCCCACGTCCACCCCGTCGCCCGGCAGCGAGGAGCCCGCCGACGCCGCCGGCTCGGTCAGCTGGTCAGTGCAGCCGTCGACGGCGTCCGGCCCGGACGGCCGCAACGCGTTCATCTACGAGCTCGAGCCCGGCGGCACCGTCTCCGACGTCGTCCGGGTCAACAACTTCAGCGACACGCCGCAGACCTTCCGCGTCTACTCCCAGGACGCGATCAACACCCCGGAGGGCAGCTTCTCGCTGCTCGAGGGGTCCGAGACGCCCGTGGACGTCGGCCTGTGGGCCGCGGTGAGCCACGACACCGTCGAGGTGCCGGCCAACGGCCACGTCGACCTGCCGTTCACGCTGACGGTGCCGGCGAACGCCACGCCCGGCGACCACGCCGGCGGCATCGTCGCCTCGCTCACCGACGTCGTCACGGAGGAGAACGACAACCAGGTCCTCGTCGAGAACCGCGTCGGCACCCGCATCTACCTGCGCGTCGGCGGCGACCTGGCGCCGTCCGTGCGAATCCAGGCCGTGTCGGCGAGCCTCGACAACGGCTGGATCCCGTTCACCGGCGGTGACATGACCGTCAGCTACGAACTGGAGAACACCGGCAACGTGCGGGTGACGGGATCACAGCTGGTCGACGTCGAGGGGCCGCTGGGCGTCGGGCTGAAGTCCGTCCATCCGGAGGACCTGCCCGAGTTGCTGCCCGGCCAGAAGTACACCGTCACCGTCGAGGCGGACGGCGTCCAGCGCCTGGGCCGCGTGACCGCGCGGCTGACGGTGGACCCGTCGTCGCTGAACGTCCCGGAGGGCAGCCCGGAGCCGCCGAGCGTGACCGGTGTGGCGTCGGCATGGGCGATCCCGTGGCCGGAGCTCGTGGTGCTGCTGGTCGTCGTCGTGCTGCTGTGGCTGCTGCGCCGGCGGTCCCGCCTGCGGCGCCGGAAGGCCGCGGACGCGATCGCCGCCGCCGAGGCGCGCGGCCGGGCCGCCGCTGCCGCCGAGGCTGCCGGATTGCAGGCGCCGCGGGTCGTCGCCGTGGTGACCGGGGGCCTGCTGGCGCTGCTCGCCCTGTTCGGGCTGGGCGGCGGACTGACGGCGACCGCGACCGAGCGGCCTCCGGGCCCCGGCGAGATGGACGTGACGGTGACCGTCCCGTCGACCACGCCGACGGGCGACGACACCGGTTCCGATTCGGGTGATTCGGGTGACGACGACGGCGGCGCGGGCGGCGACGAGGACGGCACCGGCGAGCACCCGCCGACCGGCGCCGACATCGCCGGCTGGGTCGGCATCGGCGGGCTGCTGCTGGTGTTCGGCACCCTGATGGTGCGCTCGATGCGCGGCACGGACGAGGCGCCGGCGTGA
- a CDS encoding sortase codes for MSAPPDVPAAPAPPAPPVPPSPPSVRPPVQPPVMPSVPPVVPSGKGDALRMPGLALSIVAVLLLGFLGQLALLSQLGHERAQEVAFDDFRVQLADGTAPIGQLNRDEELWPLGTSIAVLEIPALDLHEVVFEGTTSGVLQDGPGHRRDTVLPGQEGTSVIMGRQATYGGPFGRLDLLQPGEPFTVTTGQGAHTYHVTGVRREGDPQPAPLADGEGRLTLVTAGGDPFRPDDVLRVDAELVSDAVPTPSRPFRSADLPEEEQAMQGDPSGWVAVMLWAQATAFAALGVAWATVRWGKAQAWTIGVPLLGGLGIALADATAVLLPNLM; via the coding sequence GTGAGCGCCCCGCCGGACGTCCCGGCCGCTCCCGCCCCGCCCGCCCCACCCGTGCCGCCGTCGCCGCCGTCCGTGCGCCCGCCCGTCCAGCCGCCGGTGATGCCGTCGGTCCCGCCGGTCGTGCCGTCGGGCAAGGGCGACGCGCTGCGGATGCCGGGGCTGGCGCTGTCGATCGTCGCGGTGCTGCTGCTCGGGTTCCTCGGGCAGCTGGCGCTGCTGTCGCAGCTCGGGCACGAGCGGGCGCAGGAGGTCGCGTTCGACGATTTCCGGGTCCAGCTGGCCGACGGCACCGCACCGATCGGCCAGCTCAACCGGGACGAGGAGCTGTGGCCGCTGGGGACGTCGATCGCGGTCCTCGAGATCCCGGCCCTGGACCTGCACGAGGTCGTCTTCGAGGGGACCACGTCCGGCGTGCTCCAGGACGGCCCGGGACACCGTCGCGACACCGTCCTGCCCGGTCAGGAGGGCACCAGCGTCATCATGGGGCGTCAGGCGACCTATGGCGGCCCGTTCGGGCGGCTGGACCTGCTGCAGCCGGGGGAGCCGTTCACCGTCACGACGGGGCAGGGCGCGCACACGTACCACGTGACCGGCGTGCGCCGCGAGGGCGACCCGCAGCCCGCCCCGCTGGCCGACGGCGAGGGCCGGCTCACGCTGGTCACCGCCGGCGGCGACCCCTTCCGCCCCGACGACGTCCTGCGCGTGGACGCCGAACTGGTCAGCGACGCCGTCCCCACGCCGTCCCGGCCGTTCCGCTCCGCCGACCTGCCCGAGGAGGAGCAGGCGATGCAGGGCGACCCGTCGGGCTGGGTGGCGGTGATGCTCTGGGCCCAGGCGACGGCGTTCGCGGCACTCGGCGTGGCGTGGGCGACGGTGCGCTGGGGGAAGGCGCAGGCGTGGACGATCGGGGTGCCGCTGCTCGGCGGCCTCGGCATCGCCCTCGCCGACGCGACCGCCGTCCTGCTCCCGAACCTCATGTGA
- a CDS encoding ATP-grasp domain-containing protein, whose product MPRVALVTCAELPDLHTDDQLVVEPLRALGVDVETPVWDDPAVDWAGFDVAVLRNPWDYPRRREQFLAWTRSVPRLLNPPAVVAWNTDKVYLRELAAAGVPVVPTTWLEPGHDGGPELPDGGEYVVKPSVSAGSADTGRYDLADQQQRALAEAHVDKLLARGDTVMLQPYLSAVDTAGETAMLHLGGVFSHAIRKGPLLDGPDLRDGAPLWSEEIAPREPSEQERDVARRTLAAIPGHDQLLYARVDVIPGPDGTPVVLEVELTEPSLFLATSPGAPERLARAITAQL is encoded by the coding sequence ATGCCGCGCGTCGCCCTGGTCACCTGCGCCGAGCTGCCCGACCTGCACACCGACGACCAGCTGGTGGTCGAGCCGCTGCGGGCGCTCGGCGTCGACGTCGAGACGCCGGTCTGGGACGACCCCGCGGTCGACTGGGCCGGCTTCGACGTCGCCGTGCTGCGCAACCCGTGGGACTACCCGCGCCGCCGCGAGCAGTTCCTGGCCTGGACGCGCTCCGTCCCGCGGCTGCTGAACCCGCCCGCCGTCGTCGCGTGGAACACCGACAAGGTGTACCTGCGCGAGCTCGCGGCCGCCGGCGTGCCCGTCGTCCCCACCACGTGGCTCGAGCCGGGCCACGACGGCGGCCCCGAACTCCCGGACGGCGGCGAGTACGTCGTCAAGCCGTCGGTCAGCGCGGGCTCGGCCGACACCGGCCGCTACGACCTCGCCGACCAGCAGCAGCGCGCCCTGGCCGAGGCGCACGTCGACAAGCTGCTCGCCCGCGGCGACACCGTCATGCTGCAGCCGTACCTCAGCGCCGTCGACACCGCGGGCGAGACCGCCATGCTGCACCTGGGCGGCGTCTTCAGCCACGCCATCCGCAAGGGCCCCCTGCTCGACGGGCCCGACCTGCGCGACGGCGCGCCGCTGTGGTCCGAGGAGATCGCGCCGCGCGAGCCGTCCGAGCAAGAGCGCGACGTCGCCAGGCGCACGCTGGCGGCCATCCCGGGCCACGACCAGCTGCTCTACGCCCGCGTCGACGTCATCCCGGGGCCCGACGGCACGCCCGTCGTCCTCGAGGTCGAGCTGACCGAGCCGAGCCTGTTCCTGGCCACGTCGCCGGGCGCGCCCGAACGCCTGGCGCGGGCGATCACCGCACAGCTCTAA
- the thrS gene encoding threonine--tRNA ligase, producing the protein MSEQIRITVAGSERQVGAGTTAAELFADDTAVIAARVDGTLVDLARVLADGDDVEPVAIDSKDGRDILRHSTAHVMAQAVQALYPEAKLGIGPPVENGFYYDFDVAEPFTPDDLKSIEKKMQQIVKERQSFVRRPVSDDDARVELAQEPYKLELIGLKGGGAEQAAEGASAEVGGAELTIYDNVKPDGELAWKDLCRGPHLPTTRNIPAFKLMRVAAAYWRGSEKNPQLQRIYGTAWESRDALKAYLDRLAEAERRDHRKLGRELDLYSFPDELGSGLPVFHPKGGVIKREMEDYVRRRHLEEGFQYVGTPHITKQGLFETSGHLPYYAEGMFPPMELEGSSYYLKAMNCPMHNLIFRSRGRSYRELPLRLFEFGSVYRYEKSGVVHGLTRVRGMTQDDSHSYVTQEQAADEIRHLLDFVLGLLKDFGLDDYYLELSTRDPESDKFIGTDEQWEVATRTLEEVGKASGLELVPDPGGAAYYGPKISVQIRDAIGRSWQMSTIQLDFNQPARFELEYQAADGTRQQPVMIHSAKFGSIERFIGVLVEHYAGAFPPWLAPVQAVGIPIADEHVPYLRTVAAKLSDAGIRVEVDDSDDRMQKKIRNAQKQKIPFMLIAGDDDVAKDAVSFRYRDGSQKNGVPVDEAVAEIVDAVARRIQV; encoded by the coding sequence GTGTCCGAACAGATCCGCATCACCGTCGCCGGAAGCGAGCGACAGGTCGGTGCGGGCACGACGGCGGCCGAGCTGTTCGCCGACGACACCGCGGTCATCGCGGCGCGCGTCGACGGCACGCTCGTCGACCTCGCCCGGGTGCTGGCCGACGGCGACGACGTCGAGCCCGTGGCCATCGACTCCAAGGACGGCCGCGACATCCTGCGCCACTCCACGGCGCATGTCATGGCCCAGGCGGTGCAGGCGCTGTACCCCGAGGCCAAGCTGGGCATCGGCCCGCCGGTCGAGAACGGCTTCTACTACGACTTCGACGTCGCCGAGCCGTTCACCCCGGACGATCTCAAGAGCATCGAGAAGAAGATGCAGCAGATCGTCAAGGAGCGGCAGTCCTTCGTCCGCCGCCCGGTCAGCGACGACGACGCCCGCGTCGAGCTCGCACAGGAGCCGTACAAGCTCGAGCTCATCGGTCTCAAGGGTGGCGGCGCCGAGCAGGCCGCCGAGGGCGCGTCGGCCGAGGTCGGCGGCGCCGAGCTGACCATCTACGACAACGTCAAGCCCGACGGCGAGCTGGCCTGGAAGGACCTCTGCCGCGGCCCGCACCTGCCCACCACGCGGAACATCCCGGCGTTCAAGCTCATGCGCGTCGCCGCCGCGTACTGGCGGGGGAGCGAGAAGAACCCGCAGCTGCAGCGCATCTACGGCACCGCCTGGGAGAGCCGCGACGCGCTCAAGGCCTACCTCGACCGCCTCGCCGAGGCCGAGCGGCGCGACCACCGCAAGCTGGGCCGCGAGCTCGACCTCTACAGCTTCCCCGACGAGCTGGGCTCCGGCCTGCCGGTGTTCCACCCCAAGGGCGGCGTCATCAAGCGCGAGATGGAGGACTACGTCCGCCGCCGGCACCTGGAAGAGGGATTCCAGTACGTCGGCACGCCGCACATCACCAAGCAGGGCCTGTTCGAGACCTCCGGGCACCTGCCGTACTACGCCGAGGGCATGTTCCCGCCCATGGAGCTCGAGGGCAGCTCGTACTACCTCAAGGCCATGAACTGCCCCATGCACAACCTGATCTTCCGCTCGCGCGGCCGGTCCTACCGCGAGCTGCCGCTGCGGCTGTTCGAGTTCGGCTCGGTGTACCGCTACGAGAAGTCCGGCGTGGTGCACGGCCTCACCCGCGTGCGCGGCATGACGCAGGACGACTCGCACTCCTACGTCACCCAGGAGCAGGCGGCCGACGAGATCAGGCACCTGTTGGACTTCGTCCTGGGGCTGCTGAAGGACTTCGGGCTCGACGACTATTACCTCGAGCTGTCCACCCGCGACCCCGAGTCGGACAAGTTCATCGGCACCGACGAGCAGTGGGAGGTCGCGACCCGCACGCTCGAAGAGGTCGGCAAGGCCTCCGGCCTCGAACTGGTCCCCGACCCGGGCGGCGCCGCCTACTACGGCCCCAAGATCTCGGTGCAGATCCGCGACGCCATCGGCCGCAGCTGGCAGATGTCGACCATCCAGCTCGACTTCAACCAGCCGGCCCGGTTCGAGCTCGAGTACCAGGCCGCCGACGGCACGCGGCAGCAGCCGGTCATGATCCACTCGGCGAAGTTCGGCTCCATCGAGCGGTTCATCGGCGTGCTGGTCGAGCACTATGCCGGCGCGTTCCCGCCCTGGCTGGCGCCGGTGCAGGCCGTCGGCATCCCGATCGCCGACGAGCACGTGCCGTACCTGCGGACCGTCGCGGCGAAGCTCTCCGACGCCGGCATCCGGGTCGAGGTCGACGACTCCGACGACCGCATGCAGAAGAAGATCCGCAACGCGCAGAAGCAGAAGATCCCCTTCATGCTCATCGCGGGCGACGACGACGTCGCCAAGGACGCGGTCTCCTTCCGCTACCGCGACGGCAGCCAGAAGAACGGCGTCCCGGTCGACGAGGCGGTCGCCGAGATCGTCGACGCCGTCGCGCGCCGGATCCAGGTCTGA